A genomic region of Xanthomonas fragariae contains the following coding sequences:
- a CDS encoding ABC transporter ATP-binding protein gives MSASRSGATAPAARTGPTLRERLDALRNLPPFLRQIWQTSRWLSLSSIGLRVLRALMPLASLYIGKLIIDEAIHLVGQPQAFDSLTQAMSSGRVNLLLELLALELALAIGSDLLGRLIGYADALLSELFNNVASVRLMEHAAQLDLEDFEDPDRQDKLDRARRQTMNRMNLMSQLFGQVQDAITVVSLAVGLFVYAPWLIALLAIALIPAFIGEAHFNALGYSLNFQWTPERRQLDYLRQVGASVETAKEVKILNLHRFLIARYRRLADKFFLANRALARKRALWGALLAALGTLGYYMAYGYIAWRTVRGDFSIGDLTFLAGSFLRLRQLLEGLLIGFSQVAGQALYLDDLYSFFNIAPEIRSRPNALPVPRPIRRGFVFEDVGFRYPDAEQWAVRHLDFELRAGEVVALVGENGAGKTTLVKLLARLYDPDEGRILLDGHDLRDYDLDDLRANLGVIFQDFVRYHLSVGENIGVGQVDAMNNALRIRAAAQRAMAGALIDSLPDGYDQLVGRRFKNSVDLSSGQWQKIAIARAYMRDAQLMILDEPTAALDARSEFEVFQRFKELSDNRTAVLISHRFSSVRMADRILVLAAGRIEANGTHSELMAQGGRYAELFELQAAGYR, from the coding sequence ATGTCAGCTTCCCGTTCCGGCGCCACCGCGCCCGCCGCCCGTACCGGCCCTACCCTGCGCGAGCGTCTGGATGCACTGCGCAATCTGCCCCCGTTCCTACGCCAGATCTGGCAGACCAGCCGTTGGCTGAGCCTGAGCAGCATCGGCTTGCGCGTGCTGCGCGCGTTGATGCCGTTGGCCTCACTGTATATCGGCAAATTGATCATCGACGAGGCGATCCACCTGGTCGGCCAACCGCAGGCGTTCGATTCGCTGACCCAGGCAATGAGCAGCGGCCGCGTGAACCTGCTGCTGGAATTGCTGGCGCTGGAACTGGCCCTTGCGATCGGTTCGGACCTGCTCGGCCGGTTGATCGGCTATGCCGATGCGCTGCTGTCGGAGTTGTTCAACAATGTCGCCAGCGTGCGGCTGATGGAACACGCTGCACAGCTGGATCTGGAGGACTTCGAAGACCCCGACCGGCAGGACAAGCTGGATCGCGCACGCCGCCAGACCATGAATCGTATGAATCTGATGAGCCAGTTGTTCGGGCAAGTGCAGGACGCCATCACCGTGGTCAGTCTGGCGGTGGGCTTGTTTGTCTATGCGCCGTGGTTGATCGCACTGCTGGCGATCGCCTTGATTCCTGCGTTTATCGGTGAGGCGCACTTCAATGCGCTGGGCTATTCGCTCAACTTTCAATGGACGCCGGAGCGGCGCCAGCTCGACTATCTGCGCCAGGTCGGCGCCAGCGTCGAGACGGCAAAAGAAGTCAAAATTCTCAACCTGCACCGCTTTCTGATCGCGCGGTATCGTAGGTTGGCCGACAAATTTTTCCTGGCCAATCGCGCACTGGCACGCAAGCGTGCGCTGTGGGGCGCGCTGCTGGCAGCGCTAGGCACATTGGGCTACTACATGGCTTATGGCTACATCGCCTGGCGTACCGTGCGCGGCGATTTCAGCATCGGCGATCTGACTTTTCTGGCCGGCAGTTTCCTGCGCTTGCGGCAGTTGCTGGAGGGTCTGCTGATCGGGTTTTCGCAAGTCGCCGGCCAGGCATTGTATCTGGACGATCTGTATTCGTTCTTCAACATCGCCCCGGAGATCCGCTCACGCCCGAACGCACTGCCGGTACCGCGGCCGATTCGCCGCGGCTTCGTATTCGAAGACGTGGGCTTCCGCTATCCGGACGCCGAACAGTGGGCGGTGCGGCATCTGGATTTCGAATTGCGTGCCGGCGAAGTGGTGGCATTGGTCGGCGAAAACGGGGCCGGCAAGACCACCCTGGTCAAGCTGCTGGCGCGACTTTACGACCCAGACGAAGGCCGCATCCTGCTCGATGGCCACGATTTGCGCGATTACGATCTGGACGATTTGCGCGCCAATCTCGGCGTGATTTTTCAGGACTTCGTGCGCTACCACCTCAGCGTCGGGGAGAACATCGGCGTCGGCCAGGTGGATGCGATGAACAACGCGTTACGCATCCGCGCCGCTGCGCAACGCGCGATGGCGGGCGCGCTGATCGACAGCTTGCCCGATGGCTACGACCAACTGGTCGGCCGTCGCTTCAAAAACAGTGTGGATCTGTCCAGCGGGCAATGGCAGAAGATCGCCATTGCGCGTGCCTACATGCGCGATGCGCAGCTGATGATCCTGGACGAACCCACCGCCGCACTGGATGCGCGCAGCGAGTTCGAGGTGTTCCAGCGCTTCAAGGAATTGTCGGACAACCGCACCGCGGTGCTGATCTCGCACCGCTTCTCCAGCGTACGCATGGCCGACCGCATTCTGGTACTTGCCGCCGGGCGTATCGAAGCCAACGGCACGCATTCGGAACTGATGGCGCAGGGAGGGCGTTATGCCGAGTTGTTCGAGCTGCAGGCGGCTGGGTATCGGTGA
- a CDS encoding ferredoxin--NADP reductase has product MSSAFGAETVLEVRHWTDAYFSFTTTRDAGFRFENGQFVMIGLETETRPLLRAYSIASANWEEHLEFFSIKVPGGPLTSRLQHIKPGDKVLVGKKPTGTLLISDLHPGRNLYLLGTGTGLAPWLSVIKDPETYERFDKVILTQGVRFVQDLAYRDYFERELPQHEFLGDILRDKLLYYPAVTREAFANKGRLTELMADGRMQQSLGLPPLDPVNDRFMICGSPQMLTDLRTLLDARGFQTSPRIGTPGHYVFERAFVEK; this is encoded by the coding sequence ATGTCTTCCGCTTTCGGCGCCGAAACGGTGCTTGAGGTCCGTCACTGGACCGATGCCTACTTCAGCTTCACCACCACCCGCGATGCCGGTTTCCGTTTCGAGAACGGTCAGTTCGTGATGATCGGCCTGGAAACCGAAACGCGCCCGTTGTTGCGTGCGTATTCGATTGCCAGCGCCAACTGGGAAGAACACCTGGAATTCTTCAGCATCAAGGTGCCCGGCGGCCCGCTGACTTCGCGGCTGCAGCACATCAAACCCGGCGACAAGGTGCTGGTCGGCAAAAAGCCCACCGGCACGCTGCTGATCAGCGATCTGCATCCGGGGCGCAACTTGTATTTATTGGGCACCGGCACCGGCCTGGCACCGTGGTTGTCGGTGATCAAGGACCCGGAAACCTACGAGCGTTTCGACAAGGTGATCCTTACCCAGGGCGTGCGCTTCGTGCAGGATCTGGCTTATCGCGACTACTTCGAGCGCGAGCTGCCGCAGCACGAATTTCTCGGCGACATCCTGCGCGACAAGTTGCTGTATTACCCGGCAGTGACGCGCGAAGCGTTCGCAAATAAGGGCCGCTTGACCGAGCTGATGGCCGATGGCCGCATGCAGCAGAGCCTCGGTTTGCCGCCGCTGGATCCGGTCAACGACCGCTTCATGATCTGCGGCAGCCCGCAGATGCTGACCGACCTGCGCACCCTGCTGGATGCACGCGGCTTTCAGACCTCGCCACGTATCGGCACCCCTGGGCATTACGTGTTCGAGCGCGCGTTCGTCGAGAAGTGA
- a CDS encoding glycine zipper 2TM domain-containing protein, whose translation MKTRLLVIGLTATATLVGCATSQPQYGSYRGDRGYDQGYSQQQAHCADCGIVTRIDEVGPTRTAPTGTGAVLGGIVGAVAGRQISKETGGSKGNKNVSAVAGAAAGALAGNVIQNNVTSDSFDVQVRMDDGRVIVVNQRDLAGVRENAYVRVVNGKVVLR comes from the coding sequence ATGAAGACCCGACTGCTCGTCATTGGCCTGACCGCAACCGCGACCCTGGTTGGCTGCGCCACCTCTCAGCCCCAATACGGCAGTTATCGCGGCGACCGCGGTTATGACCAAGGCTACTCGCAGCAGCAGGCGCACTGCGCCGATTGCGGCATCGTGACCCGGATCGACGAGGTTGGCCCGACCCGCACCGCGCCCACCGGCACCGGCGCAGTGCTCGGCGGCATCGTCGGCGCAGTGGCCGGCCGCCAGATCTCCAAGGAAACCGGCGGCAGCAAGGGCAATAAGAACGTGTCGGCCGTGGCCGGTGCCGCCGCAGGCGCGCTGGCCGGTAACGTAATCCAGAACAACGTCACCAGCGACAGCTTCGATGTGCAGGTGCGTATGGACGATGGCCGCGTCATCGTGGTGAACCAGCGCGACTTGGCCGGCGTGCGCGAAAACGCCTATGTGCGCGTGGTCAATGGCAAGGTGGTGCTACGCTGA
- a CDS encoding cold-shock protein has translation MSNTERENGVVKWFNDAKGFGFISCENGQDVFVHFRAIQIQGFKSLKEGQKVSFTLVQGQKGPQADAVQLV, from the coding sequence ATGTCCAACACTGAACGCGAAAATGGTGTCGTGAAGTGGTTCAACGATGCCAAAGGCTTTGGATTCATCAGTTGCGAAAATGGCCAGGACGTATTCGTCCATTTCCGCGCGATCCAGATCCAGGGCTTCAAGAGCCTCAAGGAAGGTCAGAAGGTCAGCTTCACCCTCGTGCAAGGTCAGAAGGGCCCGCAGGCCGATGCAGTGCAGTTGGTCTGA
- a CDS encoding TatD family hydrolase, translated as MQLIDSHCHLDAGAFDHDRATVIARAQAANVMQQVVPAITAASWPGLRAVCRQAPGLYPAYGLHPIFLDRHRPEHLDLLAEWIERERPCAIGECGLDFFLDGLDAQTQRDYFDGQLQLAKRFDLPLIVHARRATEEVIARIKAVGGLRGVVHSFAGSREQAQQLWKLDFMIGLGGPVTYPRANRLRGLAANMPLQHLLLETDAPDQADASIRGQRNEPAYLRTVLDCIAQLRGEDADRIAAQTTANARRVFGLPN; from the coding sequence ATGCAGTTGATCGATAGCCACTGCCATCTGGATGCCGGCGCGTTCGACCACGACCGCGCAACCGTCATCGCACGCGCGCAGGCCGCCAACGTCATGCAGCAGGTGGTGCCTGCGATCACCGCTGCCAGCTGGCCTGGCCTGCGCGCCGTCTGCAGGCAGGCGCCGGGGCTGTACCCGGCCTACGGGCTGCATCCGATCTTTCTCGATCGGCACCGCCCAGAGCACCTGGACCTGCTGGCCGAGTGGATCGAACGCGAGCGCCCCTGCGCGATCGGCGAGTGCGGGCTGGATTTCTTTCTGGACGGGCTGGATGCGCAGACGCAACGCGACTATTTCGATGGCCAATTGCAACTGGCCAAACGCTTCGACCTGCCACTGATCGTGCATGCGCGCCGCGCCACCGAAGAGGTCATTGCGCGCATCAAGGCGGTCGGCGGCCTGCGCGGTGTGGTGCACAGTTTTGCCGGCAGCCGCGAGCAGGCACAGCAATTATGGAAGCTGGATTTCATGATCGGCCTGGGCGGCCCGGTCACCTACCCGCGCGCCAATCGCCTGCGCGGGCTGGCAGCGAACATGCCGCTGCAGCATCTGTTGCTGGAAACCGACGCGCCGGACCAGGCAGACGCCAGCATCCGCGGCCAACGTAACGAGCCGGCGTATTTACGCACGGTGCTGGACTGCATCGCGCAGCTCCGCGGCGAAGACGCCGACCGTATCGCGGCGCAGACAACGGCGAATGCGCGGAGAGTGTTCGGATTGCCGAACTGA
- a CDS encoding carbonic anhydrase → MSHSASRRKLLQCACCAPIAAAAASLPFALRAARLKKTDLSAEQALQVLRDGNAAFVENRPKKVISDSKRRLELALGQTPFVILVSCSDLRVPPELLFGRGLGEMFIVRNAGNTVDTTALGSIEYAVSQLGVPLVVVMGHESCGAVAAAVSVVENNTFFPGAIGAMIEPIVPAVLTAKSQGGDDLLAVSVKANVKRTVDGLRAASEPTLLEPLRAGKVRVVGAYYTLQNGKVDFFDV, encoded by the coding sequence ATGTCGCATTCCGCATCCCGTCGAAAATTGCTGCAATGCGCCTGTTGCGCGCCGATCGCGGCCGCTGCGGCGTCTCTTCCGTTCGCCTTGCGCGCGGCTCGGTTGAAGAAAACCGATCTGAGTGCCGAGCAGGCGTTGCAGGTGCTGCGTGACGGCAACGCCGCATTCGTCGAAAACCGTCCCAAGAAGGTGATTTCCGACAGCAAGCGTCGGCTGGAACTTGCCCTGGGCCAGACCCCGTTCGTGATCCTGGTGTCGTGCTCGGATTTACGCGTGCCGCCGGAGCTGCTGTTCGGTCGCGGACTGGGTGAGATGTTCATCGTCCGCAATGCCGGTAATACCGTCGATACCACCGCGCTGGGTTCGATCGAATATGCGGTGAGCCAGCTCGGTGTGCCGCTGGTGGTGGTGATGGGCCACGAGAGCTGTGGCGCAGTGGCAGCGGCAGTATCGGTTGTGGAGAACAACACGTTCTTTCCGGGAGCGATCGGCGCCATGATCGAGCCCATCGTTCCGGCCGTGCTGACCGCCAAGAGCCAGGGCGGTGACGACCTGTTGGCCGTCTCGGTCAAGGCCAACGTAAAGCGCACCGTCGATGGTCTGCGCGCCGCCTCCGAGCCCACGCTGCTCGAGCCGCTGCGCGCTGGTAAAGTGCGCGTGGTCGGTGCGTATTACACCTTGCAAAATGGCAAGGTGGATTTCTTCGACGTCTGA
- a CDS encoding glutathione peroxidase gives MSELSTFEFTDLEGRTRSMRDEVGKVVLVVNVASKCGFTPQYAGLQALWQRYRERGLVVIGFPCDQFGHQEPGDAAQIRQFCSLDYAVDFPLAAKIEVNGSGAHPLWQWLKHEQPGVLGSEAIKWNFTKFLIGRDGSVLERYAPTTRPEALAADIERALGAVAARGTP, from the coding sequence ATGAGCGAGCTGTCCACGTTTGAATTCACCGATCTGGAAGGTCGTACGCGGTCGATGCGCGATGAGGTCGGCAAGGTGGTGCTGGTGGTCAATGTCGCGTCCAAATGCGGTTTCACCCCGCAATACGCTGGCTTGCAGGCGTTGTGGCAGCGCTATCGCGAGCGTGGCTTGGTGGTGATCGGGTTTCCGTGCGACCAGTTCGGTCATCAGGAGCCGGGCGATGCAGCGCAGATCCGTCAGTTCTGTTCGCTCGATTACGCAGTGGATTTTCCGCTGGCGGCCAAGATCGAGGTCAATGGCAGCGGCGCGCATCCGTTGTGGCAGTGGCTCAAGCACGAACAGCCCGGCGTGCTTGGTTCCGAAGCGATCAAGTGGAATTTCACCAAGTTCCTGATCGGCCGCGACGGCAGCGTGCTGGAGCGCTATGCGCCGACCACCAGGCCGGAGGCGCTGGCTGCGGATATCGAGCGTGCGTTGGGCGCAGTGGCAGCGCGTGGCACACCTTAG
- a CDS encoding fumarate hydratase: protein MTSIKQEDLIQSVADALQYISYYHPIDYIKNLSAAYEREQSPAAKDAIAQILINSRMCAEGHRPICQDTGIVTVFLEIGMQVRWDDATMSVDDMVNEGVRRAYNHPDNKLRASVLADPAGKRQNTKDNTPAVVNVKIVPGHHVEMTVAAKGGGSEAKSKFAMLNPSDSIVDWVLKTVPTMGAGWCPPGMLGIGIGGTAEKAMLLAKEALMEPIDIVDLQARGASNRAEELRLELYEKVNALGIGAQGLGGLTTVLDIKVKDYPTHAANLPVALIPNCAATRHAHFTLDGSGPVMLDPPSLEDWPKLTYNPTNARRVDLDTITREEVASFKPGEVVLLNGKLLTGRDAAHKRMIDMLNRGEKLPVDFTNRFIYYVGPVDPVRDEVVGPAGPTTATRMDKFTRQMLEQTGLLGMVGKSERGDAAIEAIRDNKAVYLMAVGGSAYLVSKAIKAARVLAFEDLGMEAIYEFKVKDMPVTVAVDSTGESVHKTGPRQWQSRIGKIPVVVEA, encoded by the coding sequence GTGACCTCGATCAAGCAGGAAGACCTCATCCAGTCCGTCGCCGACGCGCTGCAGTACATCAGCTACTACCACCCTATCGATTATATCAAGAACCTGTCGGCCGCCTACGAGCGCGAACAATCGCCGGCCGCCAAGGACGCCATTGCGCAGATCCTGATCAATTCGCGCATGTGCGCCGAAGGACATCGCCCGATCTGCCAGGACACCGGCATCGTCACCGTATTCCTGGAAATCGGTATGCAGGTGCGTTGGGACGACGCCACGATGAGCGTGGACGACATGGTCAACGAGGGCGTGCGCCGCGCCTACAACCACCCGGACAACAAGCTGCGCGCCAGCGTGCTGGCCGACCCCGCCGGCAAGCGCCAAAACACCAAGGACAACACCCCGGCGGTGGTTAACGTCAAGATCGTGCCTGGGCACCATGTCGAGATGACCGTCGCGGCCAAGGGCGGCGGTTCTGAGGCCAAGAGCAAGTTCGCCATGCTCAATCCGTCCGACTCCATCGTCGATTGGGTGCTCAAGACGGTGCCGACCATGGGCGCTGGCTGGTGCCCGCCGGGCATGCTCGGCATCGGCATCGGCGGCACCGCCGAAAAGGCGATGCTGCTGGCCAAGGAAGCGTTGATGGAGCCGATCGACATTGTCGATCTACAGGCGCGCGGCGCCTCCAATCGCGCCGAAGAACTGCGTCTTGAGTTGTACGAAAAGGTCAACGCGCTCGGCATCGGTGCGCAGGGTCTGGGCGGCCTGACCACGGTACTGGACATCAAGGTCAAGGATTACCCGACCCATGCCGCCAATCTGCCGGTGGCGCTGATTCCCAACTGTGCCGCCACCCGCCACGCCCATTTCACCCTGGATGGCAGCGGCCCGGTGATGCTGGATCCGCCCTCCCTGGAAGACTGGCCCAAGCTCACCTACAACCCGACCAACGCGCGCCGGGTCGACCTGGACACCATCACCCGGGAAGAAGTCGCCAGTTTCAAGCCGGGCGAAGTGGTTCTACTCAACGGCAAGCTGCTGACCGGCCGCGATGCTGCGCACAAGCGCATGATCGATATGCTTAATCGCGGCGAAAAACTGCCGGTCGATTTCACCAATCGCTTCATTTACTACGTCGGCCCGGTCGACCCGGTGCGCGACGAAGTGGTGGGCCCGGCCGGCCCGACCACCGCCACCCGCATGGACAAGTTCACCCGCCAGATGCTCGAGCAAACCGGTCTGCTAGGCATGGTCGGCAAATCCGAGCGCGGCGATGCGGCAATCGAGGCCATCCGCGACAACAAGGCCGTCTACCTGATGGCGGTCGGCGGCTCGGCGTATTTGGTCTCGAAGGCGATCAAGGCTGCGCGCGTGTTGGCGTTCGAAGATCTCGGCATGGAAGCGATCTACGAATTCAAAGTCAAGGACATGCCGGTCACCGTGGCGGTGGATTCAACTGGCGAATCGGTGCACAAGACCGGCCCGCGGCAATGGCAGTCGCGCATTGGCAAGATTCCAGTCGTCGTCGAGGCCTGA
- a CDS encoding tRNA threonylcarbamoyladenosine dehydratase — MKAQWRERFAGIDRLYGVGTVERLSACRVAVVGMGGVGSWVVEALVRTGIGHIRLIDADDLCVSNTNRQLPALAGQYGRNKARAMAERCVAINPDIEADAVESFLAAGNIESLLGDGLDLVIDACDSFRVKVETIAWCRRRKLPLLTVGAAGGRTDPTLVRVRDVSRTEHDAMLALIRKKLRSEFNFPKNPQRYFGVPAVYSLENVKYPQADGSVCGIRPQLDADATLKLDCGAGLGAATHITGTFAFVAVGKALEMLLKPKAAAATLAAEVAAAS; from the coding sequence ATGAAAGCACAATGGCGTGAACGCTTTGCCGGTATCGACCGGCTGTATGGAGTCGGCACGGTGGAGCGGTTGTCCGCCTGTCGCGTGGCGGTGGTCGGGATGGGTGGCGTGGGCTCGTGGGTGGTCGAGGCATTGGTGCGCACCGGCATCGGACACATCCGCCTGATCGATGCGGACGATCTGTGTGTGTCCAACACCAATCGGCAATTACCGGCCTTGGCCGGCCAGTACGGGCGCAACAAAGCGCGCGCGATGGCTGAGCGCTGTGTGGCGATCAATCCGGACATCGAGGCCGATGCGGTGGAATCTTTTCTCGCTGCCGGCAATATCGAAAGTCTGCTCGGCGACGGTTTGGATCTGGTGATCGATGCCTGCGACAGCTTCCGGGTCAAGGTCGAAACTATCGCTTGGTGCCGGCGGCGCAAGCTGCCGCTACTGACCGTGGGCGCTGCTGGTGGACGCACCGATCCCACGTTGGTGCGCGTGCGCGATGTCTCGCGGACCGAACACGATGCAATGCTGGCGCTGATTCGCAAGAAGCTGCGCAGCGAGTTCAATTTTCCGAAAAATCCACAGCGCTATTTCGGTGTGCCGGCGGTGTACTCGCTGGAAAACGTCAAATACCCGCAGGCCGATGGCAGCGTGTGCGGCATTCGCCCTCAGCTCGATGCCGATGCCACGCTCAAGCTGGATTGCGGGGCAGGGCTGGGCGCAGCCACGCATATTACCGGCACGTTTGCATTTGTCGCGGTGGGCAAGGCGTTGGAGATGCTGCTCAAGCCAAAAGCCGCTGCAGCGACGCTGGCTGCCGAGGTTGCGGCGGCGTCGTGA
- a CDS encoding M3 family metallopeptidase, with product MAAPAATQAATQANPFFADSTLPLHYPQFDKIKDSDFAPAFDAGMTEQLTEVEKIANQKAKPTFDNTIIALEKSGATLDRATMVFFNLVGADTNHARKKLQADYSARFAAHRDAISLNGKLFARIKSLYDRRSTLGLDAQGVRLVEKYYSDFVRDGAKLSDADKTTLKAMNAELANLGTTFSQNVLAEVNAAAVVVDDVKQLDGLSDEQIASAAEAAKSRKLDGEYVIALLNTTGQPPLTQLNNRELRKKIYDASVSRGSHGGQYDNTAVVSRIMTLRADKAKLLGFATYAAYSLNNQTAKTPEAVNAMLSKLAPAAVANAKREAADLQAMIDKEQKGARKPTFKLQAWDWAYYSEKVRQAKYNFDESQLKPYFELKSVLENGVFYAANQEYGLTFKQRTDLPTYRDDITVYDVFDADGKQLAIFIADMYARESKRGGAWMNSYVSQSALTGFKPVVANHLNIPKPPAGQPTLLTWNEVTTMFHEFGHALHGMFSDVKYPYFSGTSVPRDFVEFPSQVNEMWADEPSILKNYAKHYQNGTPMPQALLDKVIVASRFNQGFATTEYLAAAMLDQNWHQISANQVPDATGVMAFEAKALQQDGIAYTPVPPRYKTPYFSHIMGGYAAGYYAYIWSEVLDANIQQWFKQHGGLSRGNGDRFRQILLSRGGSVDAMELFQNFAGHAPQIEPLLEKRGLSAQGGDGATPEASQPEP from the coding sequence ATCGCCGCACCCGCCGCCACGCAGGCTGCCACGCAAGCCAATCCGTTCTTTGCCGACAGCACGCTACCGCTGCACTACCCGCAATTTGACAAGATCAAGGACAGCGATTTCGCACCCGCCTTCGATGCCGGCATGACCGAGCAGCTGACGGAAGTGGAGAAGATCGCCAACCAGAAAGCCAAACCGACCTTCGACAACACCATCATTGCGCTGGAAAAAAGCGGCGCCACGCTCGACCGCGCTACCATGGTGTTCTTCAATCTGGTCGGTGCCGACACCAACCACGCGCGCAAGAAACTTCAGGCCGACTACTCGGCCAGATTCGCCGCGCACCGCGATGCGATTTCGCTCAACGGCAAGCTGTTTGCGCGCATCAAGAGCTTGTACGACCGACGCAGTACACTGGGCCTTGACGCGCAAGGCGTGCGCCTGGTCGAGAAGTACTACAGTGATTTTGTGCGCGACGGTGCCAAGCTCTCCGATGCCGACAAGACCACGCTCAAGGCCATGAATGCCGAGCTGGCCAACCTTGGCACCACCTTCAGCCAGAATGTGCTGGCCGAAGTGAACGCCGCGGCGGTGGTCGTCGATGACGTCAAGCAACTCGATGGCTTGTCCGACGAGCAGATCGCATCCGCCGCCGAAGCCGCCAAGTCACGCAAACTCGATGGCGAGTATGTGATCGCGCTGCTCAACACCACCGGCCAGCCGCCGCTGACCCAACTGAACAATCGCGAGCTGCGTAAGAAGATCTACGACGCCTCGGTGTCGCGCGGCAGCCACGGCGGCCAGTACGACAACACCGCAGTGGTGTCGCGCATCATGACGCTGCGCGCGGATAAAGCCAAGCTGCTCGGCTTCGCGACCTACGCCGCTTATTCGCTGAATAACCAGACCGCCAAGACCCCTGAAGCGGTCAACGCGATGCTGAGCAAACTGGCCCCGGCCGCTGTGGCCAACGCCAAGCGCGAAGCGGCTGATCTGCAGGCGATGATCGACAAGGAACAAAAAGGCGCACGCAAGCCGACCTTCAAGCTCCAGGCCTGGGACTGGGCTTACTACAGCGAGAAGGTGCGCCAGGCCAAGTACAATTTCGACGAGTCCCAGCTCAAGCCGTACTTCGAACTGAAGAGCGTGCTGGAAAACGGCGTGTTTTATGCGGCCAATCAAGAATACGGGCTGACCTTCAAGCAACGTACCGACCTGCCGACCTACCGCGACGACATCACTGTCTATGACGTGTTCGACGCCGATGGCAAGCAATTGGCGATCTTCATCGCCGATATGTATGCGCGTGAGTCCAAGCGCGGTGGCGCATGGATGAACTCGTATGTGTCGCAGTCGGCGCTAACCGGGTTCAAGCCGGTGGTCGCCAACCACCTCAACATTCCCAAGCCGCCGGCCGGCCAGCCGACGCTGTTGACCTGGAATGAAGTAACCACCATGTTCCATGAGTTCGGGCATGCGCTGCACGGCATGTTCTCGGACGTGAAGTACCCATATTTCTCCGGCACCAGCGTGCCGCGCGACTTTGTCGAGTTCCCCTCGCAGGTCAATGAGATGTGGGCCGACGAGCCGTCTATCCTGAAGAACTACGCCAAGCATTATCAGAACGGCACACCGATGCCGCAGGCGCTATTGGACAAGGTGATTGTCGCGTCCAGGTTCAACCAGGGCTTTGCCACCACCGAGTACCTGGCTGCAGCAATGCTGGATCAGAACTGGCATCAGATAAGCGCCAACCAAGTGCCCGACGCGACCGGGGTGATGGCGTTCGAAGCAAAGGCGCTGCAGCAGGACGGCATTGCTTACACGCCGGTGCCGCCGCGCTATAAAACGCCGTATTTCAGCCACATCATGGGCGGTTACGCGGCCGGGTATTACGCCTACATCTGGTCCGAAGTGCTCGACGCCAACATCCAGCAGTGGTTTAAGCAGCATGGTGGCCTAAGCCGTGGCAATGGCGACCGTTTCCGCCAGATCCTGCTCTCGCGCGGTGGCAGCGTGGATGCGATGGAACTGTTCCAGAACTTTGCCGGTCACGCGCCGCAGATCGAGCCCTTGCTCGAAAAGCGCGGCCTGAGCGCGCAAGGTGGCGATGGTGCTACGCCGGAAGCGTCGCAGCCCGAGCCGTAA
- a CDS encoding DUF456 domain-containing protein → MDTTVVYYILAGALVLIGFAGVILPALPGLPLVFAGLLVAAWATGFAHVSWITLVILALITALSFVIDFFATLYGAQRVGASKLALWGSVIGSIAGIFFMPIGLFVGPFAGAWIGEYYQTRKTGQATKVGVGTWLGIMLGTATKLALGLCMLGVFAISWFF, encoded by the coding sequence ATGGACACGACCGTTGTCTATTACATTCTGGCCGGAGCGCTGGTACTGATTGGCTTTGCCGGCGTCATCCTGCCAGCGCTGCCGGGTCTGCCGCTGGTGTTCGCAGGCTTGCTCGTCGCCGCATGGGCAACCGGCTTTGCCCACGTCAGCTGGATCACGCTGGTGATCCTTGCGCTGATCACCGCGTTGTCGTTCGTGATTGACTTTTTCGCCACGCTCTACGGGGCGCAGCGCGTGGGCGCCAGCAAGCTGGCGTTGTGGGGCTCGGTGATCGGCTCCATTGCCGGCATCTTCTTCATGCCGATCGGGCTATTTGTCGGCCCGTTCGCTGGTGCCTGGATTGGCGAGTACTACCAGACCCGCAAGACCGGGCAAGCCACCAAGGTCGGCGTCGGCACCTGGTTGGGCATCATGCTCGGCACGGCAACCAAACTGGCGCTGGGCCTGTGTATGCTCGGCGTTTTTGCGATTAGCTGGTTTTTCTAG